The DNA segment CGGACGCGCATGCCTTTTCTGGACCGTTTCAGGTCTGCATCGTTGGCGCCGGGCCGGTCGGGTTAGCCGTGGCTCTCGAATTGAGCCGTTTGAATATTCGCACATTGCTGATCGACGCAGGAGCGAGGCGCGCGAGACGCCCACGCCCGAACGAGGCCCCCTTTGACGTGTGCGAAGACCAAAATCACCGTGGAGACCGCGAAACGCTCGGAACAGGGCTCGGCGGCACCTCACGGCGGTGGGGAGGCAAATGCGTCGAGTTCGACGATATCGACTTTGCGAAGCGAAACCACATCGGCGACGGAACTTGGCCCATAACCCACGGGGAGCTTTCGCCGTTTTACGAGCGCGCGCGCGTAATCCTCAGCTGCGACGCAGATATCGACGAGCCCTCTGCCATTGAACCGCCAGGATTTTTCCGGTCGCTCGAACGCTGGACGCGTGTGCGCGACACAGCCGCGGCGAACGGAAAGGAACTTCATTCCTCGCCGCATCTGACCGTTGTCTTGAACACGCGGGTACACTCCATAGAGTTCGATCCCGTCGCAGGCACGGTTAGGAAGCTCGGCGTCTCCTACAGGGCTCATTTTCACTTCATATCCGCGCAATATTTCGTACTGGCCTGCGGCGGTCGTGGAAACGCTCGCCTCCTGCTCAACCTGCAAGCGGAGTTTCCTGAGCTATTTTCGGGCAAGGAAGGCCCGCTTGGCCGCTTCTACATGGGACATCTGGCCGGCGAGATCGCACAGGTTCAGTTCTCGAGTTCCGAGCACGCGCTCCGCTATCGGTTCTACAAGTCTGCCAATGGCACCTTCGTGCGCAGGCGATTTCAGCCGGATGCTCAACTGCAGTCGAAGCTTTGTGTCTCGAACATCGCGATGTGGCCGCAAAATCGGGACATGGCCACTGCTGTTCCCGGGGACACGACCAGTTCCCTCGGATATGTGCTCAAGAACATGAAGGCCAATTCCGGGAACCGAGGGCGAAGGGAGCAAAGCATTGCGCCTCATCTGTGGAACCTGGCGCGCAATCCGTTGAAATCCATCGGCTCGGCCGCGAACCTGTTCCACAAGAGGGTGTTTCTTCATGAGCCGCATTTGTTCGTGCCCGACCCGCACCACCTCTACCGTCTGCGTTACCATGCAGAGCAAATACCGAACCGTGAGAGCAAGGTGTCCCTCAGTGAGGCGCGCGACCGCGACGGCTCCCTTAAGCTGGACGTATCGTTCAAATATTTGACGCAGGACTACCAGTCGACGGTCCTTGCTCATCAGGCGCTCGATCTGTGGCTCTTACGGCAAGGTATCGGCAGGCTCGTCTTCTTGGGCAAGACCGAGGACCTTGAACGACTGGTCGCGATGCAGGCCAAGGACGGCTACCACCAGATTGGCGTTACGAGAATGTCTGCGAACCGTCGCGACGGGGTCGTTAATGCAGATTGTCGGGTGCATGACATCGCCAACCTCTTCGTGGCGGGTAGCTCGGTGTTCGTGACGTCGGGCCAGGCCAACCCTACCCTGCCGGCCGTCGCAATGGCGGTCCGGCTCGCCCATCACATACACCGGTCGTTAGGCTCTATGGTGCCTGCGACGATCTTTAGGGCGCGGCCCGCCACCAGAATTTTGCCTCCACCCTCTGAGATTGCTCAGCGACGACACGACTAGATCCAGTGGAACCAGTTCTGCCACGCGAGCTAGCGATCCAGCATCAGAGCCTCCTCCCCCAAAGAGTTTAGCTATGCACCGTGGCGGCGCGGGACAGCGACGAGGCGTAATGGAAGCGCTGCTTTCGGTTTGAGATTAGGGATGAGAACAAGACTGTCCCCCAAACACGCTAAGGTCGCCCCTGGTTCTGCCTCAAAATCGTTTTGCCCCATCGCATCACCATCCCGACACCGAGGAAATACGATTAGCCCTTGACCTTCCAACGATGGGAAGCCCCATGTTCTTCCCATCAGGAAACCAAGGAGACAAGCATGCAACGCTACAAGATCGACGAGATGAGCTGCGGCCACTGTGTCGGCACGATCGAAAAGGCAATCCGGGCCATCGATCCGGTGGCCAAGGTCGAAGCGAATCTCGGGACGAAGGAAGTGCGTGTCGAAACGACCGCGGACAGCGGTGTCATCGTAGAGGCGTTGAAGACGGCCGGTTACGACAGTCTGCCACTGTAGCGTTCGGTGGATCGGCCGGTCGCCTACTGCATGATTCCCTAATCGGAACCGATTTAGGGACAAATCATGCAGAGATTCAAAGTGCTACAGCGACCTTTGCGCGTCTAACTAGACGCGCGGCGCTGTAGCGCCCAGCCATCGCCAGGTGCTAACCGGACCTCCGATCCTCGGAAGCCTCATCTTAGTTCGCAATCGCATTGCAGGGAGCGCGATCATGGGATCCGCGACGATGATCCAAACGAGAAATGCCGAACCGATTGCCGGGGCGGGGCGAACGGCCAGCATCGCCGTGGAGGGCATGACCTGTGCCTCCTGCGTCGCGAGAGTGGAAAAAGCCATACGCGCGGTGCCGGGCGTCATGTCGGCCTCCGTCAACCTGGCGACGGAGCGGGCCGATATACGCTTCGACGCAGCGGTGAGCCCCGCCGATATCGTCAAGGCGATCGAGAATACGGGCTATGGCGCATCCGATGAGCTGGTCGAGCTCGCCATTGACGGCATGACTTGCGCCTCCTGCGTCGCCCGCATCGAGAAGGCGCTCAAGACCGTGCCCGGAACTGTGGAAGCGAGCGTCAATCTTGCCACCGAGAATGCCACCATTCGCGTCGTCAAAGGGCTTGCCTCCGCGGACATGCTGGTCGAAGCCGTGCGCGGCGCCGGCTACGACGCCAGGCGCATCGCCGACAAGCAGGACGTTGATCAGGAAACGGAGAAACGCGAACGGGAAAGCCGTCGCCTGAAGCTGTCGCTCGCGATCGCCGCCCTTCTGACACTGCCTATTTTCTTGCTCGAGATGGGATCGCATTTCATTCCGGCGATCCACGATTTCGTCATGACCCGC comes from the Sinorhizobium garamanticum genome and includes:
- a CDS encoding GMC oxidoreductase, whose product is MFADAHAFSGPFQVCIVGAGPVGLAVALELSRLNIRTLLIDAGARRARRPRPNEAPFDVCEDQNHRGDRETLGTGLGGTSRRWGGKCVEFDDIDFAKRNHIGDGTWPITHGELSPFYERARVILSCDADIDEPSAIEPPGFFRSLERWTRVRDTAAANGKELHSSPHLTVVLNTRVHSIEFDPVAGTVRKLGVSYRAHFHFISAQYFVLACGGRGNARLLLNLQAEFPELFSGKEGPLGRFYMGHLAGEIAQVQFSSSEHALRYRFYKSANGTFVRRRFQPDAQLQSKLCVSNIAMWPQNRDMATAVPGDTTSSLGYVLKNMKANSGNRGRREQSIAPHLWNLARNPLKSIGSAANLFHKRVFLHEPHLFVPDPHHLYRLRYHAEQIPNRESKVSLSEARDRDGSLKLDVSFKYLTQDYQSTVLAHQALDLWLLRQGIGRLVFLGKTEDLERLVAMQAKDGYHQIGVTRMSANRRDGVVNADCRVHDIANLFVAGSSVFVTSGQANPTLPAVAMAVRLAHHIHRSLGSMVPATIFRARPATRILPPPSEIAQRRHD
- a CDS encoding heavy-metal-associated domain-containing protein codes for the protein MQRYKIDEMSCGHCVGTIEKAIRAIDPVAKVEANLGTKEVRVETTADSGVIVEALKTAGYDSLPL